A single window of Huiozyma naganishii CBS 8797 chromosome 10, complete genome DNA harbors:
- the PRE8 gene encoding proteasome core particle subunit alpha 2 (similar to Saccharomyces cerevisiae PRE8 (YML092C); ancestral locus Anc_8.871), which translates to MTDRYAFSLTTFSPSGKLGQIDYALAAVKQGVTSLGIKATNGVVIATEKKSSSPLALTDTLSKIELITPDIGAVYSGMGPDYRVLVDKSRKVAHTHYKRIYNEYPPTKLLVSEIAEVMQEATQSGGVRPFGVSLLVAGYDDHRGFSLYQVDPSGSYFPWKATAIGKGATAAKTFLEKRWNDELELEDAIHIALLTLKESVEGEFNGDTIEIGIIGEPNNDQLGYTGVPTDVGPRFRSLTSQEINDRLEAL; encoded by the coding sequence ATGACCGACAGATACGCATTTTCGCTGACGACTTTTTCCCCCAGTGGGAAATTAGGTCAGATTGACTACGCTCTAGCGGCCGTGAAGCAAGGTGTCACCTCGCTGGGTATTAAGGCGACGAATGGTGTTGTCATTGCCACAGAGAAGAAGTCGAGTTCTCCATTGGCCTTGACAGACACGCTGTCGAAAATCGAGCTTATAACCCCAGATATAGGTGCTGTGTACTCTGGAATGGGTCCTGATTACAGGGTGCTCGTGGATAAGTCGAGGAAAGTAGCGCACACGCATTACAAGCGGATCTACAACGAATATCCGCCCACGAAGCTTTTGGTGTCTGAGATTGCAGAAGTCATGCAGGAGGCCACCCAATCCGGTGGTGTGCGGCCATTCGGTGTGTCGCTTCTTGTTGCCGGCTATGACGACCACAGGGGGTTCAGTCTCTACCAAGTGGACCCATCTGGTTCATACTTCCCCTGGAAGGCCACTGCCATCGGGAAGGGTGCCACTGCTGCAAAGACCTTCTTGGAGAAAAGATGGAACGACGAGTTAGAACTGGAAGATGCCATTCACATCGCTTTGCTGACGTTGAAAGAATCTGTGGAAGGTGAATTTAACGGCGACACAATAGAGATTGGTATTATCGGAGAACCAAATAACGACCAATTGGGGTACACGGGTGTCCCAACAGATGTGGGCCCAAGGTTTAGAAGTCTAACCTCGCAAGAAATCAACGATAGACTAGAAGCTCTATGA
- the UTP14 gene encoding Utp14p (similar to Saccharomyces cerevisiae UTP14 (YML093W); ancestral locus Anc_8.872), giving the protein MAKKSKSKLKSKSTKRIQNALEIAEKELAGGDYSDNDTQRTNNSRRNGTVVNLLKKARADRDNNEDEESDFSGESFEDEELNSDEALGSDDEYDVMDSKISQTLRDKRIAGGDSLSEDDEGGYTSIDEEELMPLSQIWDSNTKNSGENIDTVESEGDDEIKFQNDDSGISSESESESESESELEESSEEENPFDELSDNEEDVELKTINAKLLKESSKTQSKRLENYGAGEGNEFILPSVVKDSTQTSQKLTVEDMMNALDDKEVVSQATLVRGKSSTAAIPLPGRIQARHERKAAYEISKDQVNRWNDTVKQNRRAEHLDFGKDKSVDYNHASAMTLNDSAAVKSDLQEKVGQLLDESNLVDPQKGSTFEELATAPMSAEDMNKRTAEMRLMRELMFREERKAKRLKKIKSKAYRRIKKKEMLKNRELAGVSDESDTEEHDIARAKERMTLKHKTNSKWARDMVKHGMTNDSETREEMEEMLRQGERLKAKVLDKDSDEEDRNTRLSDIEAEDDDVGVEEKANVGKTGVMNMAFMKNAEAREVEANKEKIAKLRAMDNGEDDLDFFEDAKETVSENVRLNKGRRIYTPANVESNAEVKEMISDARKKQDIDESGTLVNRLKKVNNRTDGNIEMRIVEDTSDEEASTKKASAKPQSSNPWLNSSDDESENTGSTKKTDKINIVDRDSSQNTKSMHKANKAMEKQERKRKAGKKNRDEELLLDTSGATTLDLKDPFGNNKEDDGSKQFMFQQQSVIAEAFAGDNVTAEFEEEKKRVIEDEDDKEEDVTLPGWGDWAGAGAKPQKKKRKFIKKVAGVVNKDKRKDKHLQNVILNEKVNKKNMKYHSSAVPFPYENKEQYERSLRMPLGPEWTSSRSHQEFIKPRILTKPSQVIDPLKAPFK; this is encoded by the coding sequence aTGGCTAAGAAAAGTAAATCGAAGCTTAAATCTAAGAGCACGAAGAGGATTCAAAACGCCTTAGAGATTGCCGAGAAAGAACTTGCCGGTGGGGATTATTCCGATAATGATACTCAACGGACGAATAACTCCAGACGCAACGGGACTGTAGTCAACCTTCTAAAGAAGGCCAGAGCTGACAGAGACAACAACGAGGACGAAGAAAGTGATTTTTCTGGGGAATCAtttgaggatgaggagttAAATTCGGACGAAGCTCTTGGATCCGATGACGAGTACGATGTCATGGATTCCAAAATATCACAAACCCTTCGTGACAAACGGATAGCTGGAGGAGACTCATTGTCGGAAGATGATGAAGGTGGCTACACGTCgattgatgaagaggagCTAATGCCTTTGTCTCAAATCTGGGATTCTAACACAAAAAACTCTGGTGAAAACATTGACACGGTTGAGTCTGAGGGTGACGATGAAAtaaagtttcaaaatgatgATAGCGGTATATCATCCGAATCCGAATCCGAATCTGAATCTGAATCAGAACTGGAGGAGAGTtcagaagaggaaaatcCATTTGATGAACTATCTGataatgaagaagatgtgGAGCTGAAGACGATCAATGCAAAATTGCTGAAAGAGTCCTCAAAGACGCAGTCTAAAAGACTTGAAAACTATGGTGCTGGAGAGGGAAACGAATTTATCCTTCCATCTGTTGTTAAAGACAGCACACAGACTTCCCAAAAACTGACTGTTGAAGATATGATGAACGCACTAGACGACAAAGAGGTTGTTTCACAAGCTACTTTGGTCAGAGGTAAGTCAAGCACCGCTGCAATTCCGTTACCTGGACGTATTCAAGCAAGACACGAGCGTAAGGCCGCTTACGAAATATCTAAAGATCAAGTTAATAGGTGGAACGATACTGTCAAGCAAAACAGAAGAGCGGAGCATTTGGACTTTGGGAAGGATAAATCTGTAGATTACAATCATGCATCTGCTATGACTTTGAACGattctgctgctgtgaaATCTGACTTGCAGGAGAAAGTTGGCCAATTACTAGATGAAAGTAACTTAGTCGACCCCCAGAAAGGATCCacatttgaagaacttgcaaCAGCACCAATGTCTGCGGAAGATATGAATAAGAGAACAGCAGAAATGCGTTTAATGAGAGAGCTCATGTTCCGCGAAGAAAGGAAAGCGAAAAGATTAAAGAAGATTAAATCGAAAGCATACCGCCGtataaagaagaaggagatgCTGAAAAACAGAGAGCTGGCAGGTGTTTCAGATGAAAGTGACACTGAGGAACATGATATTGCGAGAGCAAAAGAGAGGATGACGTTGAAGCACAAAACGAATTCCAAATGGGCCCGTGACATGGTAAAGCATGGTATGACAAATGATTCCGAGACGAGggaagaaatggaagaGATGCTGAGACAGGGGGAACGTTTGAAAGCAAAGGTTCTCGATAAAGATTCagacgaagaagatcgCAATACTAGACTTAGCGATATAGAGGCTGAAGACGATGATGTTGGCGTGGAGGAAAAAGCCAATGTGGGTAAAACGGGTGTCATGAATATGGCATTTATGAAAAACGCTGAAGCTAGGGAAGTCGAAGCgaacaaggaaaaaattgcTAAACTAAGGGCGATGGATAATGGCGAAGACGACCTTGATTTCTTTGAGGACGCGAAGGAGACAGTTTCTGAAAACGTTAGGTTGAATAAGGGTAGAAGAATATACACTCCTGCGAACGTGGAGAGTAATGCGGAGGTCAAAGAAATGATTTCTGATGCACGTAAAAAGCAAGACATCGATGAATCCGGAACTCTTGTGAACCGTCTCAAGAAGGTAAATAATAGGACAGACGGCAATATTGAAATGCGCATAGTGGAGGATACTTCAGATGAAGAGGCATCCACAAAGAAAGCTTCAGCTAAACCACAATCTTCGAACCCTTGGCTAAACAGCAGCGATGACGAATCTGAGAACACTGGTAGcaccaaaaaaactgaCAAGATTAATATTGTGGACAGGGACAGTTCTCAAAACACGAAGAGCATGCACAAGGCAAATAAGGCCATGGAAAAGCAGGaaaggaagagaaaagCTGGAAAGAAGAACCGCGATGAAGAACTGCTTTTGGACACTTCGGGGGCGACTACGCTCGACCTGAAAGATCCGTTCGGCAATAATAAAGAAGACGATGGCAGCAAGCAATTCAtgtttcaacagcagagTGTTATTGCCGAAGCGTTTGCAGGCGATAACGTTACTGCCGAATtcgaagaggagaagaaaagagtCATTGAGGACGAAGATGAcaaggaggaagatgtAACATTGCCTGGCTGGGGGGATTGGGCTGGTGCTGGGGCCAAACcacaaaagaagaaaaggaagttTATCAAAAAAGTGGCAGGTGTAGTTAATAAggacaaaagaaaagacaaaCACTTACAGAATGTTATTCTAAACGAGAAagtgaacaagaagaacatgAAGTACCACTCTTCTGCTGTCCCATTCCCATACGAAAACAAGGAACAATACGAAAGATCGCTGCGTATGCCATTGGGTCCTGAGTGGACATCTAGCAGGTCGCACCAAGAATTTATAAAGCCCAGGATTTTGACCAAGCCGAGCCAAGTCATTGACCCGCTCAAAGCGCCGTTCAAATAG
- the KNAG0J00200 gene encoding putative asparagine synthase (similar to Saccharomyces cerevisiae YML096W; ancestral locus Anc_8.875), giving the protein MCGILLCRDPGRQFNDEHVEFAEAQPIEIPGGLDAQARWIASTLPCIAARGPNFASWRGSAEYSTAWFSSVLSLRQPFTKQSLVVDGRYVLQFNGELYNDEIEFNDTQYIADMLARGEASIPDIIARLDGEFAYTIYDTEDQKYYFGRDAIGKRSLSYYVNTSKDQLYVSSVTGRVEDIEFRDCIAGIIYIYDAKNQHLDDSNHISDPYTVSPLVDENFTERGEHIEKLHFQLNLAVEKRINSIHPNHIENSPISVLFSGGLDCSVIVALICNQLSGKARKTVELLNVGFENPRTGLVPSDSPDRKLAIESYKTLQHLYPDIDIRLIEIDVPYEEYLRAKPKVIDLMFPKQTEMDLSIAIAFYFASKGEGSITDKSTKGKIAYQRKGIVLFSGLGADELYGGYHKFANKSFPDLQIELTRQINNIHDRNLNRDDKVIASNGVEIRYPFLDSSVVKFSTEDLPINYKINKLILRDLAATKLSLGSISQEPKRAIQFGSKSAKMTKDGNKHGTDRLT; this is encoded by the coding sequence ATGTGTGGAATCTTGCTCTGCAGAGATCCCGGTCGTCAATTCAACGACGAGCACGTTGAGTTTGCAGAGGCGCAGCCAATTGAGATCCCGGGTGGTTTAGATGCGCAGGCCCGCTGGATTGCCAGCACTCTGCCCTGTATTGCCGCTAGAGGTCCCAATTTTGCGTCGTGGAGAGGCTCCGCTGAGTACAGCACCGCGTGGTTTTCCTCCGTGTTAAGCCTGCGGCAACCGTTCACCAAACAGAGTTTGGTTGTGGACGGCAGGTACGTTTTGCAATTCAACGGTGAACTGTACAACGATGAGATCGAATTCAACGACACTCAGTATATTGCCGATATGCTGGCTCGCGGAGAGGCAAGCATCCCAGATATAATAGCAAGGCTCGATGGTGAGTTTGCGTACACAATATACGACACAGAAGACCAAAAATACTATTTTGGTAGAGACGCAATCGGGAAAAGAAGCTTAAGTTACTACGTTAACACCTCAAAAGATCAACTGTACGTTTCCAGTGTTACAGGTAGAGTCGAGGACATCGAATTTAGGGACTGCATCGCTGGGAtaatatacatatatgaTGCCAAAAACCAACATCTAGACGATTCCAATCACATATCTGATCCCTACACAGTGTCTCCACTTGTGGACGAAAACTTTACTGAAAGGGGGGAGCACATTGAGAAGTTACATTTCCAATTAAATCTAGCGGTAGAGAAAAGGATAAACTCTATCCATCCAAACCACATTGAAAACTCTCCAATTTCAGTCTTGTTCTCAGGCGGATTGGACTGCTCGGTAATAGTTGCACTTATATGTAACCAGCTGTCAGGTAAAGCCAGAAAAACAGTGGAGCTGCTAAACGTTGGCTTTGAAAACCCTCGGACAGGGTTGGTCCCTTCAGATAGTCCAGACAGGAAACTGGCAATCGAAAGTTATAAAACACTACAACATCTGTACCCTGACATCGACATTCGCCTCATTGAAATCGATGTACCGTATGAGGAGTACCTGAGGGCAAAACCCAAAGTAATAGATTTGATGTTCCCAAAACAAACGGAGATGGACCTCTCCATTGCCATTGCGTTTTATTTTGCATCAAAGGGAGAAGGATCAATTACTGACAAGTCGACAAAGGGAAAAATTGCTTACCAAAGGAAGGGGATAGTGCTCTTCAGTGGGCTGGGTGCAGATGAACTGTACGGAGGCTACCACAAATTTGCCAACAAATCCTTCCCGGACTTGCAAATAGAACTCACCCGTCAAATTAACAACATACACGATAGAAACCTGAACAGAGACGACAAAGTAATTGCATCTAATGGGGTGGAGATACGATATCCGTTCTTGGATTCCTCTGTCGTTAAGTTTTCCACAGAGGACTTGCCCATTAATTACAAGATTAACAAGCTAATATTGAGAGACTTAGCGGCCACTAAGCTAAGTTTAGGGAGTATTTCACAAGAGCCCAAGAGGGCAATCCAGTTCGGTAGCAAAAGTGCCAAGATGACTAAAGACGGGAACAAACATGGGACGGATCGTCTCACTTAA
- the ARG81 gene encoding Arg81p (similar to Saccharomyces cerevisiae ARG81 (YML099C); ancestral locus Anc_8.879) translates to MTSKQRRPRVKARPRRAKTFTGCWTCRSRKVKCDLRRPGCLRCEKSSLECGGYDIKLRWSELVRFDSYGVQMAPAANELSSLKSQNEPLFQRRNIDFVKYDEEYVYHEDMDDELSALHCPPPEKIADNKTWIIKKFGVFRGREPEDKQNPPRKRRRKTAPAKNTSAKNSVSNTPLQSVTPIPPPLAPPLEQTQQETLSPQQQLVDDASSSQKGANSIPGYNFISSELREDFLLSAFAFQGAPIDNLQIDELNSTINQANAGNSPELSSQTLESTGEQAINHLIRSLFHHTGEVGPAASSTEPADISSVHVPIIRHISSRDTDSYLPLGNSITINSPTLDSHMPRTAMEILPSQISDKSLLEKFKSVDERFVIPTTGLFVHGIARFLLSYYYNTVADLMTVVPIKKNPWKTLYFPRALSALGDLAGLGDTSNSRNSLLNALLAVSCFNLQSKFEKNSKEQKYFLNLGIEFRSQASSFLRLCLKNSVDEERYKDVLTAILSMNSIDVVWGTMTDCQDHLTVCEDFIEKRMKNRPHLSEKARTLHRIFSFLKLIQDSTALDKVRKKEIVFLEGAFSTPGESGTASVSSNPPSTLDRSSEDGLFRESVNQRDGKIQIKFVKEAETPSLASAASISPPMFPNIASESYYVKNDEKLRAADTIGTDAIYGLPYSLILLFSDCVLIARHNEYYNMKYVSVPREFTNLSLKFEKRLMKWKPEWSFFQDKDNLVFISDKIEAIYHHTMSFYFGLIIYYFTMVRSLNNAFLQTYVVKVLRHLQKLSTLIKEKKVQLVPLIWQGFIAGCSCTDVSMQAEFRIWAASLAESGMGSYWGARQIMYEVWRRRANEDPGDNWYSVYKDWEMNLMLS, encoded by the coding sequence ATGACGAGCAAGCAGCGGAGGCCCAGGGTTAAGGCTAGGCCGAGACGGGCGAAGACTTTCACCGGGTGCTGGACTTGCCGGTCGAGGAAAGTGAAGTGCGACCTGCGGCGGCCCGGGTGTCTCCGGTGCGAGAAGTCGAGCTTGGAGTGTGGTGGGTACGATATCAAGCTGCGGTGGTCCGAGCTTGTGCGGTTTGACTCGTACGGTGTTCAGATGGCACCCGCAGCAAACGAATTGAGCAGTTTGAAAAGCCAGAACGAGCCGCTCTTCCAGCGACGGAACATCGATTTTGTCAAGTACGACGAGGAGTACGTGTACCACGAGGATATGGACGACGAACTGTCAGCTTTGCATTGCCCTCCTCCGGAAAAAATTGCCGATAACAAGACTTGGATCATAAAGAAGTTTGGTGTGTTTCGAGGCAGGGAACCTGAAGATAAACAGAACCCTCCACGGAAAAGAAGACGGAAAACTGCACCTGCAAAGAATACCAGTGCCAAAAATTCCGTGTCCAATACACCGTTGCAATCAGTAACTCCAATACCGCCGCCTCTTGCACCCCCGCTAGAACAGACACAACAGGAGACACTGTCgccgcaacagcaactcGTGGACGACGCTTCGTCGAGCCAAAAAGGCGCTAACAGCATCCCGGGATACAATTTTATATCAAGCGAGTTGAGGGAGGATTTCTTACTGTCTGCGTTTGCATTCCAAGGTGCACCCATCGACAATCTACAGATCGATGAGCTAAACTCGACTATAAATCAAGCCAATGCGGGGAACTCGCCTGAACTTTCGTCCCAAACACTGGAGTCTACTGGGGAGCAGGCAATTAACCACTTGATAAGATCGTTGTTTCACCACACGGGGGAGGTAGGGCCAGCTGCTTCGTCCACTGAACCAGCAGATATCAGTTCAGTACACGTCCCGATAATACGACACATCTCATCGCGTGACACGGACAGCTACCTGCCCCTGGGTAACAGCATCACCATTAATTCACCAACACTTGACTCTCATATGCCCAGAACTGCGATGGAAATTCTACCCTCTCAAATATCTGACAAGTCGTTGCTcgaaaaattcaaaagtGTTGACGAAAGGTTTGTGATACCAACCACAGGATTGTTTGTTCATGGTATTGCTAGGTTTCTGTTGAGTTACTATTACAACACTGTTGCAGACTTGATGACAGTTGTCCCCATAAAGAAAAATCCATGGAAGACTCTGTATTTCCCCCGGGCGTTAAGCGCCCTGGGTGATCTGGCTGGGTTGGGTGACACTTCTAACTCACGCAACTCATTACTTAACGCGTTGCTGGCGGTGTCGTGTTTTAACCTACAAAGTAAATTCGAAAAGAACTCCAAAGAACAGAAGTACTTTTTGAACCTGGGGATCGAATTCCGATCACAAGCATCAAGCTTTCTTAGGTTAtgtttgaagaactcaGTCGACGAGGAAAGGTATAAAGATGTTTTGACTGCAATTTTATCAATGAACTCGATCGATGTTGTTTGGGGGACAATGACGGACTGCCAGGATCACCTGACAGTATGCGAAGACTTTATAGAGAAACGCATGAAAAATAGGCCGCATTTGTCCGAAAAGGCAAGGACACTGCATCGCATATTCTCGTTCCTAAAATTAATCCAGGATAGCACTGCATTAGACAAAGTtagaaaaaaggaaattgTTTTCTTGGAGGGAGCATTCAGCACTCCAGGAGAGTCTGGTACAGCAAGTGTATCATCAAATCCACCCTCAACCCTTGATAGGTCCAGTGAGGACGGGCTGTTTAGAGAGTCTGTTAATCAAAGGGATGGGAAAATACAAATAAAATTTGTGAAGGAAGCGGAAACGCCGTCATTGGCATCAGCTGCATCCATATCTCCACCAATGTTTCCCAACATCGCATCTGAGAGCTACTATGTTAAAAATGACGAAAAGTTGAGAGCTGCAGATACAATCGGTACAGATGCTATTTATGGGTTACCGTACTCTTTGATTTTATTATTTTCGGACTGTGTTCTTATCGCTAGGCATAACGAGTATTATAACATGAAGTATGTCTCCGTCCCTAGAGAATTCACCAACTTGTCGCTGAAGTTTGAGAAACGATTAATGAAGTGGAAACCAGAGTGGAGTTTTTTCCAAGACAAAGATAATCTGGTTTTTATCAGTGATAAGATTGAAGCAATATACCATCACACCATGAGTTTTTATTTCGGTTTGATCATCTATTACTTTACAATGGTGAGAAGTCTGAATAATGCATTTTTGCAAACGTACGTTGTAAAAGTACTTCGACATTTGCAGAAACTAAGCACATTGattaaagaaaaaaaggtcCAACTTGTCCCTTTAATTTGGCAAGGATTCATTGCCGGTTGTTCCTGCACAGATGTATCGATGCAGGCTGAATTTAGAATATGGGCGGCGTCTTTGGCCGAAAGCGGCATGGGGTCCTATTGGGGAGCAAGACAAATTATGTACGAGGTTTGGAGACGCCGTGCAAATGAAGATCCTGGGGATAATTGGTACTCTGTTTACAAGGATTGGGAGATGAATTTAATGTTATCTTAG
- the RIT1 gene encoding tRNA A64-2'-O-ribosylphosphate transferase (similar to Saccharomyces cerevisiae RIT1 (YMR283C); ancestral locus Anc_8.848) — protein sequence MHQLLPKGTGAMDRNLLTSLPQISKELKRDDRSLRNRVQSILLDNEFLETRVHTAFPDFPLIPNERCGLWYCNPSHFAQTSYFKSTDGHANQWDFSTRRLNFHLLPTLQEAGGVVIVDSTRRGKKIPDALSKTVPLWCAVLNSLMLESVGKKFNVNDVLFVPPETVPESERDQMAKKLPDLVEKLKILNVFDGTKTSRMLDGKLLRPFWVFPGSSLLQSCTDIFTGEQIQNKWEVSRDENIVPIILCTVSYQAQDGIDKRNGFTYVQGAADDHELWSHGLEANIFWSNIDKFKNLSGGDSELYEIVDKMVTQQNNNMQRSAQAGSLDKIMTGIDKVTSLLSLGEIHDNVTLSSEAIADLEKCYSTVIVLSETVHLDKDASQDNEMVKIFRLTSGSKKSSKNLRAMLPDISKTINNAIILQPIKPLLICCNTGKDMSIGVLLAVLCQNYDEVWDLLPEDVKPSVSKIVIRRHLTKLIAHLNGRNVNPSRATLNSINSFLM from the coding sequence ATGCATCAATTACTACCAAAGGGTACAGGGGCAATGGACAGGAATCTTCTAACCAGTCTACCTCAGATCAGTAAAGAACTTAAGAGAGATGACAGATCTTTGAGAAACAGGGTGCAGAGTATTCTGTTGGACAACGAATTTCTAGAAACTCGAGTTCACACTGCGTTTCCAGATTTTCCTCTGATACCCAACGAAAGATGTGGATTATGGTACTGTAACCCATCTCATTTCGCGCAAACAAGTTACTTCAAGAGCACGGATGGACATGCTAATCAGTGGGATTTCAGTACTCGAAGGTTGAATTTTCATCTGCTGCCGACGTTGCAAGAGGCTGGTGGTGTTGTCATTGTTGATTCAACCAGAAGGGGTAAGAAAATTCCTGATGCATTGAGCAAAACTGTACCACTGTGGTGCGCTGTATTGAACTCATTGATGTTAGAAAGCGTTGGCAAGAAGTTCAATGTTAATGATGTGCTTTTTGTCCCTCCTGAAACAGTTCCGGAATCCGAACGAGATCAAATGGCTAAGAAACTGCCGGATCTAGTAGAGAAACTCAAAATCTTGAATGTATTTGATGGTACAAAGACTAGTAGAATGTTAGATGGAAAGTTATTGAGACCTTTTTGGGTTTTTCCAGGTTCATCATTGCTACAATCATGCACCGACATATTTACTGGTGAACAAATACAGAATAAATGGGAAGTGTCTCGGGACGAAAATATCGTCCCTATAATTCTGTGTACAGTAAGCTACCAAGCTCAGGATGGTATAGATAAAAGAAACGGTTTTACCTATGTCCAGGGTGCAGCTGATGACCATGAATTGTGGTCACACGGGCTGGAGGCAAATATTTTCTGGTCTAACATCGACAAATTCAAGAACTTAAGTGGCGGTGACAGTGAGCTATACGAAATAGTAGATAAGATGGTGACGCAACAGAACAATAATATGCAACGTTCAGCACAGGCTGGATCTTTGGATAAAATAATGACAGGTATTGATAAAGTAACTTCTCTTCTATCTCTTGGCGAAATTCACGATAATGTCACTCTTAGTTCAGAAGCAATTGCAGACTTGGAAAAATGCTACTCCACAGTTATTGTATTGAGTGAGACGGTGCATCTCGACAAAGACGCTTCCCAAGACAATGAAATGGTGAAAATATTTCGTCTTACAAGTGGGTCCAAAAAGTCATCGAAAAACCTGCGCGCTATGCTACCCGATATCAGCAAGACTATAAATAATGCCATCATTTTGCAACCTATTAAACCATTGTTGATATGCTGTAACACAGGGAAAGATATGTCAATCGGTGTTCTGCTGGCCGTTCTTTGCCAAAATTACGACGAAGTCTGGGATCTTTTGCCCGAAGATGTAAAAccatctgtttcaaaaattgtaaTTAGAAGACATCTTACAAAGTTAATAGCCCACTTAAATGGGCGAAATGTAAACCCTTCAAGAGCAACTTTGAACAGCATAAATAGTTTTCTCATGTAA
- the AEP2 gene encoding Aep2p (similar to Saccharomyces cerevisiae AEP2 (YMR282C); ancestral locus Anc_8.847): MLSMLSRSPVWLKIPTVTCNRVGYSTLRETLQTKNRLINDTVNPQENSQGPNIHKCVTNKYPASNNLSELLDLLAGHNVFNILSPTAMQFSVLLNRVLASQNYRHLDSKENVEKFFAIFMRYKGAIALQSNKLTQIQLHDFNLMCDYFIACNQLKKAQLIMDFLLQQDVKFDVFMIKNYTKLRCGSSFGKQTLNNKAYKVFDQNTVFQLIGKVEADRKFAFWNNEIVSSLGYTNNITLMEIYIWDLWRISIHDHSTENIKIDHLQQGDAMYPSSKVLATIVSSYARHDQTMKRAVDIVERFAKSYPKLLLNVHFWSTLLNCAIKCGGSKDPSQFLACWNLMKKWHTQRSKLMPFQSALLVTILRYMRQTSNLHGTVDILQYWLGPLYLKRGNIPEFERDVLIKYQKQILRKLVDKRKYNWCTAFIDQWSIDASNKEDLEAFYESRVDVRESKTRREKAYDDMDDDEDMIIGRLW, encoded by the coding sequence ATGCTTTCAATGCTTTCTCGATCTCCTGTATGGCTGAAGATACCCACAGTGACATGCAATAGGGTGGGCTATTCCACACTGAGGGAGACCTTGCAAACGAAAAATAGGTTAATCAATGACACTGTGAATCCCCAGGAAAACAGTCAGGGCCCAAATATTCATAAATGTGTTACGAACAAGTATCCTGCCTCCAATAATTTGAGTGAATTACTTGATTTGCTGGCGGGTCATAATGTATTTAATATTCTATCGCCAACAGCGATGCAGTTTTCAGTTTTGTTGAATAGAGTATTAGCTTCCCAAAATTATAGACACTTGGATTCGAAGGAGAATGTGGAGAAATTTTTTGCTATCTTCATGAGGTACAAAGGAGCAATAGCATTACAGTCGAACAAATTAACTCAAATACAACTTCATGATTTCAATTTAATGTGCGATTATTTTATCGCATGTAATCAATTAAAGAAAGCACAATTGATAATGGACTTCTTATTACAGCAAGATGTTAAATTTGACGTTTTTATGATCAAAAACTATACAAAACTGAGATGTGGATCATCCTTTGGGAAGCAGACTCTGAATAATAAAGCATACAAAGTGTTTGATCAGAACACGGTGTTTCAACTTATTGGAAAGGTCGAAGCAGATCGAAAATTTGCATTTTGGAACAACGAGATAGTTTCATCTCTTGGTTACACCAACAATATTACTCTGATGGAAATTTATATTTGGGATTTATGGCGTATCTCGATCCATGACCATTCAACAGAAAACATCAAAATTGATCACTTACAACAGGGAGACGCCATGTACCCAAGTTCGAAGGTTCTGGCTACCATTGTCTCCTCATATGCCAGACATGATCAAACCATGAAAAGGGCAGTTGATATCGTTGAACGTTTTGCAAAGAGCTACCCAAAACTGTTATTAAATGTTCACTTTTGGAGTACTTTATTGAATTGTGCAATAAAATGTGGTGGATCTAAGGACCCgtctcaatttcttgcaTGTTGGAATCTAATGAAAAAATGGCATACGCAGAGAAGTAAACTTATGCCATTTCAAAGTGCGTTGTTGGTAACGATATTAAGGTACATGCGACAGACAAGTAATCTTCATGGAACAGTGGATATTTTGCAATATTGGCTAGGTCCACTGTATTTGAAAAGGGGTAATATTCCTGAGTTCGAACGGGATGTCTTGATAAAATATCAAAAGCAGATACTTCGGAAACTGGTCGATAAAAGAAAGTATAATTGGTGTACTGCATTCATAGATCAATGGTCAATTGATGCTTCAAACAAAGAGGATTTAGAGGCGTTTTATGAAAGCCGAGTAGATGTTCGTGAGAGTAAAACTCGTAGGGAAAAGGCGTACGATGATATggacgatgatgaagatatgATCATAGGTAGACTATGGTGA